The genomic DNA ATCTTTCTTAATCTTCTCGATAATGCGATCAAATATAATCGGGAAGGCGGCAAAGTTATGATCTTCTCTTATTTCAAAGGAAACGAGCAGATCATTCATGTTGCGGATACAGGGATCGGACTTTCAGGTGAAGAATATCAAAAGATATTTATTCCCTTTTACCGAATAGAAGGGACACAAGAAGAAGGTACAGGTATTGGATTGTCTTTAGTAAAACAGCTCGTCCAGCTAATGGGGGGCAAAATTAGTGTAACGAGCCAAAAAGGAATAGGTAGTGATTTTTTCTTTAGTGTGCCGCTTCCAAATGAATTAAAGCCTGTCATGAGATGGGGTGAAGAGGTTGAACTTACTGAGAGAAATATCCGTAAGGAAGATGACTATCATTTGTTATATATTGAAGATAACGAGTCGAACTTGAACTTAGTAAGGAAAATCATGAAATCTCAGCTTTCTTATACAAACCTTCCCGATATCCATGGCTATGAAATATTTGATAGGTTAAAAACAATAAAACAAACGAAAGATATTGCAGTAATTGCTGTAAGTGCCAATGCGCTTCCGCAGGACATTCAATATACATTGGACAAGGGGTTTGATAATTATGTAACAAAACCCTTTAATGTAAGAGAGTTTTTGACCGTCATAAGAGAAACGCTGAATAGTACGATTAACCAAAATCTTCCCATTGATGAAATTTTAAGCACAGGGCCGCATGGAGAGGAGGCTGTTTCAGCCAAAACACTCCAGTTATCTTTAAAAGACCTGAAAAAGCTTAAGGAAAAGAATTATAAGGCAGCTATTGCGATGCATTATACAGATAATGACTTTTCAACTGCGATCATCCGTGGTTTGAAAGATACTTTTGAAAAAATGGGTATTGAAGTTGTTGCTGTTACGGATGCACAATTTACGCCTGAAAAACAACTTTCAGATATCGAAATTATCATGGCTAAAAAACCAGATGTTATCGTTAGCTTACCAGTTGATCCAGTTGCAACTGCTCCCGCTTTTAAAAAGGCTGCAGAAGCAGGAATCAAACTAATTTTTATGGATAGCATGCCTGAAGGATTAGAATTTGGCAAAGATTATGTGAGCGTTGTTACATCTGACAACTATGGAAATGGTATATTTGCAGCGGAGATTATGGGAAAAGAACTTAAAGGAAAAGGTAATATTGGTGTTATTTTCCACAGTATTGATTTCTTTGTAAATAATCAGCGTGTAGAAGCATTCGAAACTACGATTAAAGAAAAATATCCAAATATTAAAATTGCTGTACGTACTGGAATTTCCACCCCAAACGATGCGGAAAAAGCAGCTTCTGATATGTTAGCAAAAAATCCAGATTTAGATGGTATTTTTGCTATTTGGGATGAACCCGCGGAAGGAGCACTAGCTGCAGCACGTAAAGCAGGGAAAACGGATATAGTCATTACGACCGTTGATTTGGGAAGTAATGCGGCATATCAAATTGCTTCTGGAGGAAATATTAAAGGTCTTGGAGCACAATTACCTTATGAAAATGGAGTGGCACAAGCAATTATTACGGGATATTCATTACTAGGTAAGGAAGTAGCTCCTTTCTATGTTGTACCAGCGATGAAAGTAACAAAAGAAAATATCCTAAAGGTGTGGAAACTGGCTTATCGTCAAGATCCTCCATATGCCATTCAAAAGTACTTTTAACTAGCTTGATTATACCGGTTACAAGAGTATCACCACCAATATTACCGTATAAAAAGGAGAGGCCGGATTCATGTTGAAACCTGCCTCTTTTTAGTAGAATTGACCTCTTATTTACGACCTCTTTTTCTCTCTGATTTCAGGCTTCATGAACAACTAATTCATAGAAACTGTTTTCACTAAAAACCTTCTACAAAATGCGGGCGGTGATAATGGTTTTTTTATTAAGCAGACCTGCCCCGTTTAGATATTCGTCTTACCATGGGAGTACAATAACTTCAACAAAAAGCCTCAATCCCTTCTGGGATCTTCGTACCCTGTAGTTGAATGGGTAATCGGAATATAAAAATCTGCTCTGGGTAAAGTAGCAATAGGACTGTTTGAAGGAGGCTATTTTTAATGGATACAGCCCTTATACTAGAATATCTATGGGTATTAATCGTATTAATTGGTTTAGAGGGTATTTTGGCTGCAGATAACGCATTGGTTATTGCAATAATGGTTAAACATTTGCCGGAGGAAAGGAGAAAAAAAGCACTCTTCTATGGACTTGCAGGTGCATTTATTTTCAGATTCGGTTCCCTTTTTATTATTTCTTTTTTAGTTGATGTGTGGCAGGTACAGGCAATCGGTGCCTTGTACTTATTGTTTATCTCTATTACCCACATTATTAAGAAATTTGTAT from Robertmurraya sp. FSL R5-0851 includes the following:
- a CDS encoding substrate-binding domain-containing protein: MEIFYKDNLYKEVLRTMSECVIILEKSGKMVALNANVEKILGIKSEFLTESSLMQLEYIYEDGSPLPYSQLPGIITLKDGIPFHGFILGINDRNKEPKWISVNSTPLKICDKEEQAALVTISDITERKNMENALIQTKEEAEKANMAKSDFLSKMSHELRTPLNGILGFAQLLEMEEILNDDQRDFVQEILSGGRHLLNLINDILDLSRIESGQIKVSIKEIDLLTIINECINIVQPQANKKRISIHNQLNQWQNIFVLADPIRLKQIFLNLLDNAIKYNREGGKVMIFSYFKGNEQIIHVADTGIGLSGEEYQKIFIPFYRIEGTQEEGTGIGLSLVKQLVQLMGGKISVTSQKGIGSDFFFSVPLPNELKPVMRWGEEVELTERNIRKEDDYHLLYIEDNESNLNLVRKIMKSQLSYTNLPDIHGYEIFDRLKTIKQTKDIAVIAVSANALPQDIQYTLDKGFDNYVTKPFNVREFLTVIRETLNSTINQNLPIDEILSTGPHGEEAVSAKTLQLSLKDLKKLKEKNYKAAIAMHYTDNDFSTAIIRGLKDTFEKMGIEVVAVTDAQFTPEKQLSDIEIIMAKKPDVIVSLPVDPVATAPAFKKAAEAGIKLIFMDSMPEGLEFGKDYVSVVTSDNYGNGIFAAEIMGKELKGKGNIGVIFHSIDFFVNNQRVEAFETTIKEKYPNIKIAVRTGISTPNDAEKAASDMLAKNPDLDGIFAIWDEPAEGALAAARKAGKTDIVITTVDLGSNAAYQIASGGNIKGLGAQLPYENGVAQAIITGYSLLGKEVAPFYVVPAMKVTKENILKVWKLAYRQDPPYAIQKYF